ATATGTGATCAACTATGACGAGTATGCGGGCCTGGGTAGCGGATCTATCGGTTATCTGTCGGGCAGCGTCTACGCCAACACCTTCGACATAGAAGATTATATACAACGCATAGACCGCGGGGAACTCCCTATTGCGGCGCGACGTGATTGCAACCTCAAAGAGAAATTTCTCTATGATTTTCTCATGAAGCTCTTCGGACTCAAGCTCAATCTCGACGAGCTTACACAAAAGCATGGCGCTTCTGCCCTGTTATATCTGTATCCGGAGATCTGCTTCTTTATCATGACCGGAGGTATCAAAAGACAGGGCAATACCCTTTCTCTCACGAGCAAAGGACGGTACTACTGGGTTATCATGATGCGGGAATTCTTCGTGGGCGTGAATAACTTCAGAGACTACTGTCGGACTCAGGCGAATCTGTCACTTGCGCATTGACAATCGTATGCATACATAATAGATTATCTTCTACGGAAGTGCCGGGGTCCTGGTGGGCCTCCTGGTCTTCAAAACCAGTGCACGGGCCACAAGTCCGTGGGTGGGTTCGATTCCCATGCACTTCCGCCATATAGTCTTTTTCCCAGCTCATTACTGCAATAGTACACTGATGATTGTCCTCGCTAGCCAGTTGGATGAGTTGGAAGGGAGCTGGATGATCACAATTGGAACTGAACGCCATGTCTTCAAATGCTGAACGCGAGAGGAGAAGTGTAATGAAAAAGGAAATGAAGGACGAAACTATATCGAAGACGCTTAAGGCATTTAAGAAGAGACTTTACCGGGGCTACTTCGCAGAAAACCGTGAAGATGCCCGCAAACAGATCCTCGATCTTATACCCGTTGAAAGCACGGTCTGCATCGGTGATTCTTCGACGGTGAGACAGATTGAGATCGTTTCAAGCTTGAAGCGCAGAGGGACCCCGGTCGTGAACCCCTTTGATCCCGGAATAAAGATCGAAGACGCTCAAGGGTTCTTTGATTTTGTTTTTAAACCTGCTTTCGAGGCCACAACGGGCGATGTCTTTCTGACTGGCTCGAACGCCCTGACCCAGGACGGGGTCCTGCTCAATATCGACGGAGCGGGAAATCGTGTTGCCGGCATGTTCTGGGGTCATCCCATATCAATAATAGTGGTCGGCAGGAACAAAATAGTCAAAGACCTTGACGAGGCCTTCCAAAGGGTCAAAAATGTAATTGCTCCGGAGCATTTCCGGCGTCGCGGCGCGCCCACTCCCTGCACGGTTTCGGGGCGGTGCCATGATTGCTCGGGTCCTAAGAGAATATGCGCCGTTACGACGATCATAGAGCGCTCACCCATCCAGACTGAGATTCATATTATCCTAGTCAACGAAGATCTGGGGCTCGGATTTAGCCGGGACTGGCCCAGGAAACGGATCGACCACATAGTGAAGGAGCACGAGAAGTTCTCCTGGTCCGTACCTCATACAGTCCTGGCCACGCTCGATACCAAGAAATGCTGGGAGCAATTAAGGTCATCGCGCGGCGGCCTCGCAATGCGATAGGGCCTCCGGCATATTATGAAATCCCGGACACAATATGGAATAGCGCGCTCATCTCTCTTAAGCCCGATGCGACCAAGGCAAGGGCGGAAATAGGGGACGGAGGGTTCTTGATCCTCGTGACAAAGACTCGAGCGCTATGCATGAATTCTTGCCCGCTTACAGACAGATGCAGGTCTTCCTCTTTCCTTAAGGGTTTGATATGATGAGGCCATAAAACGGGACCGCGCCTGCTTCAGTCGCCCGCGGCCTCCTTGTCCCACCGGACATCGAGGCGCGTCCTGAAAACAGCGCATGGACATAAATTGACACGACACAAGACGCGCTGTGAGCGAGAAGTCTATAGACGAGAAGATGATACATTTTAGAGATGACGATATGACAGCCGCATAAGGGCCGCGAAAGAGGGGCTTGCCATTTTTCATCATCCGCTATCGCAACGGCCAGCAGTGAGATTTCCAAGGCCTCACGGTAAACAGGTTTGCCCTGTGGATTTTTTTCGTAATATATTCATAATTTCGTTGCAATTCCTGAAATTACATGTATCATGTTAGTAAAACAACCTTAAGGAGGGCACGTATGAACAAAGGCGAATTGATTGCGGCAATTGCAAAAGGGGCCAAGATACCGAAGAAGAATGCGGCCAAGGCACTGACGGCTGTCATCGACGCGGTCGGCACGACACTGAAGAAAGGCGGCAAAGTTTCAGTGATAGGGTTCGGGAGCTTCTCTGTGATCCAGAGAAAAGCCAGAAAGGGGAGAAACCCGCAGACCGGCAAAGAGATCAAGATTGCGGCAAGAAAGGCTGTAAAGTTCTCCGCGGGGAAAAAGCTGAAAGAGAAAGTCAGCAAGTAACAGGATAGCGTAGTTTCTCCGAAGAAAATGGCAGTGGAACATTTTCTCGGTGTTCCTGTCTCCTGATTATCATACGCGAGTGGGGCAGGATTTCTATAATCTCGAACGTGATATGAGACCGATCGTCCACGGATCGTCTTCACGTTGAAGCGTGCGAATCAAAGGGCGAGGTTTCGCCCATGATCTGTGACATCCCCGATGCACCGGAATTTTTCCGAGGCATCGGGTTTTTATTTTGGAAACGGTTTGACGATCATGATTGCGTGTAGCCGTGACCGGCTCTCTTGGCAGGATCGTCCCGGTTGAGGTATAACACGGGCAAGGCGCAACGGGTGGAATGTGAGCCTGGTTTTCAGCGAACATGGCTCGAGACAATCCGTAGTACGTGCGTGTCTTATT
This genomic window from Syntrophorhabdaceae bacterium contains:
- a CDS encoding lactate utilization protein codes for the protein MKKEMKDETISKTLKAFKKRLYRGYFAENREDARKQILDLIPVESTVCIGDSSTVRQIEIVSSLKRRGTPVVNPFDPGIKIEDAQGFFDFVFKPAFEATTGDVFLTGSNALTQDGVLLNIDGAGNRVAGMFWGHPISIIVVGRNKIVKDLDEAFQRVKNVIAPEHFRRRGAPTPCTVSGRCHDCSGPKRICAVTTIIERSPIQTEIHIILVNEDLGLGFSRDWPRKRIDHIVKEHEKFSWSVPHTVLATLDTKKCWEQLRSSRGGLAMR
- a CDS encoding HU family DNA-binding protein, coding for MNKGELIAAIAKGAKIPKKNAAKALTAVIDAVGTTLKKGGKVSVIGFGSFSVIQRKARKGRNPQTGKEIKIAARKAVKFSAGKKLKEKVSK